A stretch of the Sulfuricurvum sp. genome encodes the following:
- a CDS encoding DedA family protein, translating into MDDMLKNLATYGYLVVFLYSLGGGMVALIGAGVLSFMGKMDLSLSIAIAFAANFIGDSLMFYMSRYHKKEMMEHFRKHRRKLAFSHLLLKRRGSWIIVIKKFIYGLKTLVPLAIGLTKYDFWKFSAYNALGAAIWAVVVGGGSYLFGGALIEGYNVIADKPYLAPVMLIVIGGSVWFYLSAATKK; encoded by the coding sequence ATGGATGATATGTTAAAAAACCTCGCAACGTATGGATATCTCGTTGTATTCCTATATTCTCTAGGCGGAGGAATGGTTGCCTTGATCGGTGCGGGTGTACTCAGTTTTATGGGAAAAATGGATTTATCCCTTTCGATAGCAATCGCTTTTGCCGCTAACTTTATCGGAGACTCCCTCATGTTTTACATGTCCCGCTATCACAAAAAAGAGATGATGGAACATTTCCGAAAACACCGCCGAAAACTGGCCTTTTCGCACTTGCTTCTCAAACGGCGCGGTTCATGGATTATTGTCATCAAGAAATTTATCTACGGGCTTAAAACACTTGTTCCTCTCGCTATCGGTTTGACGAAATACGATTTTTGGAAATTCAGCGCCTATAATGCTCTCGGTGCGGCAATCTGGGCTGTTGTCGTCGGAGGAGGAAGCTATCTTTTCGGGGGAGCGTTAATCGAGGGATACAATGTGATTGCGGATAAACCGTATTTGGCACCGGTAATGCTCATTGTTATTGGCGGAAGCGTATGGTTCTATCTCTCTGCAGCTACTAAAAAATAA
- a CDS encoding ATP-binding cassette domain-containing protein, translating to MNIIAIDRLKITHNDTVLVDLSFEIRRSLALVGQSGSGKSLTLKALLGMSDTSLNILLEKRCDFEWRLGKSVALVPQNPFTALSPLTRIKDQMFLPKERSLELFSLLGLDVVLLDRFPPELSGGQLQRVVVAIALGSYPKLLLLDEPTTALDPASKEVMITLLKTLQDKMGFKMLFVTHDMGVASALCEDICVIREGRMIEQGVIEEVTRSPKERYTQALIDAEFKTRGFRH from the coding sequence ATGAATATCATTGCGATTGATCGGCTCAAAATCACCCATAATGATACCGTTTTGGTGGATCTGTCGTTTGAAATTCGGCGTTCATTGGCATTAGTCGGGCAAAGCGGGAGCGGTAAATCGCTTACGTTAAAGGCTCTTTTGGGGATGTCGGATACGAGCTTGAACATTCTTCTGGAAAAACGATGTGATTTTGAGTGGAGATTGGGCAAATCAGTGGCTCTTGTTCCTCAAAATCCGTTCACGGCATTATCGCCGTTGACTCGAATCAAAGATCAAATGTTCCTCCCAAAAGAGCGCAGTTTAGAACTCTTTTCCCTTTTGGGTCTGGATGTGGTATTGCTGGATCGATTTCCGCCTGAACTCTCAGGGGGGCAGTTGCAGCGAGTCGTTGTCGCGATAGCTTTGGGCTCCTACCCGAAACTGCTGCTGCTGGATGAGCCGACAACCGCACTCGATCCCGCCTCAAAAGAGGTTATGATTACGTTGTTAAAAACATTACAAGATAAAATGGGATTCAAGATGCTGTTTGTCACTCACGACATGGGTGTGGCGTCGGCATTATGCGAAGATATTTGTGTGATTCGCGAAGGGCGCATGATCGAGCAGGGGGTGATCGAAGAGGTGACCCGTTCTCCAAAAGAGCGTTATACCCAAGCGTTAATCGACGCCGAGTTTAAAACCAGAGGATTCAGACATTGA
- a CDS encoding penicillin-binding protein 1A, which yields MKKYILIGLGIIVLVPVVFLGYIIYSFEYETKRLINYQPRLTTEVYDRNGNKIANLFSDEHRYYVSYQNIPPMLTEALLAIEDTTFFEHNGVNPDAIMRAIIKDVTSGHLVEGASTITQQLVKNTLLTREKKFSRKFKEVLYSIRIEQELTKEQILERYFNEIYLGHGYYGIKTAADGYFRKPLKELSLKEMAMLVGLPKAPNFYSPTKNYELCLGRANRVVGRMYELGWIDQPTYEKATQERPKVYNDTLSKNSGPYIIDEVMRQLGDAFPDIRSGGYKIYTTIDMRLQEAGYKALQSGRNEIIKRAQDAGDLDENMQRQLNGALISLDPRSGEILAMVGGYDYSLSPYNRVTQAKRQPGSAFKPFLYQVALDSGMSPASMVPDIARTYTYAGDDGEEKTWQPKNYKNEYKGMVTIRDALTHSRNLATINMVSDMGFSKVIEGLRRLGISENLPPDLSIALGTISISPIDLAKYYTMFASGGTLTNPILIREVITPTGQTLRYENKSRQVDTPQQIYLMTSILKDVVTRGTGTGARVGGIEIAGKTGTTNKNVDAWFAGYSPTVETVVWFGHDDNTPMRRSETGGRAAAPVFRYYYEDLLRIYPDTKRSFDLPAGVYQAPTDQNGSENFTDTSAAPDATQEETPKTDEKLVF from the coding sequence ATGAAAAAATATATATTGATCGGGCTTGGAATTATTGTACTGGTTCCAGTCGTTTTTTTAGGGTACATCATCTACTCTTTTGAATACGAAACGAAACGCCTCATCAACTATCAACCCCGCTTAACGACCGAAGTATACGATCGAAACGGGAATAAGATCGCAAACCTCTTTAGCGATGAACATCGTTATTATGTTTCATACCAAAATATCCCTCCTATGCTGACGGAAGCTTTGTTGGCTATTGAAGACACCACTTTCTTTGAACATAACGGTGTCAATCCCGATGCCATTATGCGGGCGATCATCAAAGACGTAACCTCAGGGCATTTGGTTGAGGGGGCCAGTACCATCACTCAGCAGCTCGTTAAAAATACGTTATTAACCCGTGAGAAAAAATTCTCCCGTAAGTTTAAAGAGGTTTTGTATTCGATCCGTATTGAGCAGGAATTGACGAAAGAACAGATTCTGGAGCGTTATTTTAATGAAATTTATTTGGGGCACGGATACTACGGTATCAAAACAGCTGCAGACGGGTATTTCCGAAAACCGCTGAAAGAACTGAGCCTCAAAGAGATGGCGATGCTTGTAGGTTTGCCGAAAGCACCGAATTTTTATTCTCCGACCAAAAACTATGAACTTTGTCTGGGGCGGGCAAACCGTGTTGTCGGGCGAATGTACGAGTTAGGCTGGATCGATCAGCCGACGTATGAAAAAGCGACTCAAGAGCGTCCGAAAGTCTATAACGATACGTTGAGCAAAAATTCCGGCCCTTACATCATCGATGAGGTTATGCGTCAGCTCGGTGATGCATTTCCGGATATCCGCAGCGGCGGATATAAAATTTATACCACCATCGACATGCGGCTTCAGGAAGCGGGTTACAAGGCTCTCCAATCCGGACGCAATGAGATCATAAAACGGGCACAGGATGCGGGCGATTTGGATGAGAATATGCAGCGTCAACTGAATGGGGCTCTTATCAGTCTCGATCCGCGCAGCGGGGAAATTTTAGCGATGGTCGGAGGGTATGATTACTCTTTAAGTCCTTATAACCGTGTAACTCAGGCAAAGCGCCAACCGGGTTCGGCATTCAAACCATTCCTTTATCAGGTTGCATTGGACAGCGGTATGTCTCCGGCATCAATGGTTCCGGATATTGCCCGCACCTATACGTATGCAGGCGACGACGGTGAAGAAAAAACATGGCAGCCAAAAAACTATAAGAATGAATACAAAGGGATGGTTACGATTCGTGATGCATTAACCCATTCCCGTAACTTGGCGACGATCAATATGGTCAGTGATATGGGATTCTCAAAAGTTATTGAAGGTTTGAGACGTTTAGGCATTAGCGAAAATTTACCGCCTGACCTTTCTATTGCATTGGGGACAATTTCCATCTCTCCGATCGATCTGGCAAAATACTACACGATGTTTGCCAGCGGAGGGACTTTGACGAACCCGATATTGATACGTGAGGTTATTACTCCGACCGGACAAACCCTTCGGTATGAAAATAAGAGCCGTCAGGTTGATACTCCTCAGCAGATTTATCTGATGACTTCGATTCTAAAAGACGTCGTTACTCGCGGTACGGGGACGGGAGCACGTGTCGGAGGGATAGAGATAGCGGGTAAAACCGGAACTACCAACAAAAACGTTGATGCATGGTTTGCGGGGTATTCCCCTACTGTTGAGACGGTAGTATGGTTTGGACATGATGATAATACGCCGATGCGCCGCAGTGAAACCGGCGGACGTGCAGCAGCCCCTGTTTTCCGTTATTACTACGAAGATTTATTGCGAATCTATCCTGATACCAAACGTTCTTTTGATCTCCCTGCGGGAGTGTATCAAGCTCCAACGGATCAAAACGGCAGTGAAAATTTCACTGATACCTCTGCCGCTCCGGATGCAACTCAGGAAGAGACTCCGAAAACGGATGAAAAATTAGTATTCTAA